One window of the Capnocytophaga haemolytica genome contains the following:
- a CDS encoding aldo/keto reductase, whose translation MQTAILNNGVKIPVVGFGVFQIPAPETAAAVANAIEAGYRHIDTAQAYINETEVGEGIKQSGVARKDLFVTTKVWVENMGYEKAKASIERSLSRLGLDYIDMLLIHQPYGDTYGAWRAMEEAYKAGVLKAIGVSNFATDRLVDLGTFNSVMPMVNQIEINPFHQRKAQVDLLKAEGIVPEAWAPFAEGKNNIFNNQTLVSVAHKHHKSVAQVIIRYFIEQGIVVLSKSVKPERMRENLNVFDFHLSADDHKAIAKLDAGKSQFINHFTPDTVRWMKTRIFNV comes from the coding sequence ATGCAAACAGCAATATTGAATAATGGGGTGAAAATCCCTGTGGTGGGCTTTGGTGTGTTTCAAATTCCAGCCCCCGAGACTGCCGCTGCCGTGGCAAACGCTATTGAGGCGGGCTATCGCCATATTGACACTGCTCAAGCCTATATCAATGAAACTGAGGTAGGTGAGGGGATTAAGCAGTCGGGTGTGGCTCGTAAGGATCTCTTTGTGACGACTAAGGTGTGGGTCGAGAATATGGGCTACGAGAAGGCTAAGGCTTCTATTGAGCGTTCGCTCAGTCGTTTAGGGCTTGATTATATTGATATGCTGCTCATCCATCAGCCTTATGGGGATACGTATGGGGCGTGGCGCGCTATGGAAGAGGCTTATAAGGCTGGCGTGCTAAAGGCTATTGGGGTAAGCAATTTTGCCACTGACCGATTGGTGGATTTAGGGACTTTCAACAGTGTGATGCCGATGGTTAATCAGATAGAGATCAATCCTTTTCATCAGCGGAAGGCTCAGGTGGATTTGCTTAAAGCTGAGGGGATTGTGCCTGAGGCTTGGGCGCCTTTTGCCGAGGGGAAGAACAATATTTTCAATAATCAGACCTTGGTGAGCGTTGCCCACAAGCACCATAAGAGCGTTGCTCAGGTGATTATTCGCTACTTTATTGAGCAGGGCATTGTGGTGCTTTCTAAGAGTGTGAAGCCTGAGCGTATGAGGGAGAACCTCAATGTTTTTGATTTTCATCTCAGTGCTGACGACCATAAGGCTATCGCTAAGCTGGATGCTGGTAAGAGTCAGTTTATCAATCACTTCACTCCCGACACGGTTCGTTGGATGAAGACGCGTATCTTCAACGTTTAA
- a CDS encoding RtcB family protein: MGNLKLKGKDILKLGYPNNQSINVALEVMKRHAAGKNIQYVKSVLKAILAHPQDYVGDLAFGQIAEALLCSTKTEKRELSAQRAPFQIFGTAIAEETKTQLYTALKLPVSVAGALMPDAHSGYGLPIGGVLATENAVIPYGVGLDIGCRMCLSILDIPISYLAGAKDKLEKALGEHTKFGMYETHKSHVDHEIFERDTFDLIPLLKRLKPKAIKQMGTSGGGNHFVEIGEVTLSDASLGLPAGTYLGILSHSGSRGFGAEIAQYYVRKAVEQCPLPREAQHFAWLDLSTHLGLEYWMAMNLAGDYASACHEDIHRRLIRAIGGRLRLRIENHHNFAWKEVHEGRELIVHRKGATPAGEGVLGIIPASMSEKGYIVRGRGNSESLCSASHGAGRAFSRADARNRFTQSEIKKLLKQKGVTLIGGTTEEAPMAYKDIGEVMNAQSELVDILGTFQPRIVRMEGLRSGV; the protein is encoded by the coding sequence ATGGGAAATTTAAAGTTAAAAGGAAAAGACATATTAAAGTTAGGTTATCCTAACAATCAGAGTATTAATGTGGCGTTAGAGGTGATGAAACGCCACGCAGCGGGGAAGAATATCCAATACGTGAAGTCGGTATTGAAGGCGATACTCGCTCACCCTCAGGATTATGTGGGGGATTTGGCCTTTGGGCAGATTGCTGAGGCTCTCCTGTGTAGCACCAAGACCGAGAAGCGTGAGCTTAGTGCGCAACGAGCTCCGTTCCAGATCTTTGGCACGGCTATTGCTGAGGAGACTAAAACGCAGCTCTACACTGCGCTGAAGTTGCCTGTATCGGTAGCGGGGGCGTTGATGCCCGATGCACACAGCGGTTATGGGCTGCCGATTGGGGGGGTGCTGGCTACCGAAAATGCTGTTATCCCTTATGGGGTGGGGCTGGACATTGGGTGCCGTATGTGTTTGAGTATCTTGGATATACCGATCTCTTACCTCGCAGGGGCAAAGGATAAATTGGAGAAAGCCCTCGGGGAGCATACCAAGTTTGGGATGTATGAGACGCATAAGTCGCACGTGGATCACGAGATATTTGAGCGCGATACGTTCGACCTCATTCCGCTGCTCAAGCGATTGAAACCTAAGGCTATTAAGCAGATGGGTACCTCGGGTGGTGGCAATCACTTTGTGGAAATCGGGGAGGTAACGCTCTCTGACGCCTCGTTGGGGTTGCCCGCGGGCACTTACCTCGGTATCCTCTCGCATAGTGGTTCGCGGGGCTTTGGGGCTGAGATAGCACAGTATTACGTGCGCAAAGCCGTCGAACAGTGTCCTCTACCGAGAGAGGCGCAGCACTTTGCTTGGCTTGACCTGAGCACGCATCTCGGCTTGGAGTATTGGATGGCGATGAACCTCGCTGGCGACTATGCTTCTGCTTGCCACGAGGATATTCACCGCCGTTTGATACGTGCCATTGGGGGTCGCTTGCGTTTGCGCATTGAGAACCACCACAACTTTGCGTGGAAGGAAGTGCACGAGGGCAGGGAGCTCATTGTCCATCGCAAGGGAGCTACTCCTGCTGGTGAGGGTGTGTTGGGTATTATCCCTGCCTCGATGAGTGAGAAGGGCTACATTGTGCGGGGGCGTGGCAACAGTGAGAGCTTGTGCTCTGCTTCGCACGGCGCGGGACGTGCTTTCTCTCGTGCTGATGCGCGCAATCGCTTTACGCAGAGTGAGATTAAAAAGCTGCTCAAACAGAAGGGGGTTACCCTCATCGGGGGTACTACTGAAGAAGCCCCAATGGCGTATAAGGACATCGGCGAGGTAATGAACGCCCAAAGCGAGTTGGTGGATATATTAGGAACGTTTCAACCGAGAATAGTTAGGATGGAAGGTCTGAGGTCTGGGGTATGA
- a CDS encoding C45 family peptidase: protein MRYLLITLSMLLTSCGIFYKKITPPEVSYTYTIPQVNTVGDSLCYFEDNYLIRNRQQLWELYLSGNPYQLGLNSGALTQRLYHRQDSLLFTKLNDFVPSVRKQRFLRRFIKWFNRDINNCIIPPLKEELLGQSRYSDTLFNYIAPPYERALYLHSAHDLGHALQDLMLVGCSSLAVWGDYTADGQLLIGRNFDFYLSDDFATERIVRFVRPDKGIPFMSYAWGGMVGVLSGMNLEGLTVTINAGKSSIPLRARTPISLLCREILQYASTIDEAVAIAKKRKVFVSEAIMVGSAKDKRAVLIEVSPKKIGIYEVENRLLCTNHFQSDVYKDDKKNKAQIAESHSAYRYAKLEELVPANARLTPEKMAAILRNTEGLEGKAIGYGNEKALNQLLAHHAVIFKPEQRKVWVSSSPYQLGEFVMYDLKEVFKDSVGSPYHAYRQSEENIAADAFKDSEAFAAYEAYRSLEQQVEASLRNDKPVDKSLWDRLITLNHNYWKAYYLAGRAAYQQRAYAEALSYFKQALGKEIPYVSEQRKIEVYIKKCKKKI, encoded by the coding sequence ATGAGATACCTATTAATCACATTATCAATGCTACTGACCTCGTGTGGAATCTTCTACAAGAAGATTACCCCACCTGAGGTATCGTATACCTACACAATACCACAAGTTAATACAGTAGGCGATAGCTTGTGCTATTTCGAGGATAATTACCTCATCAGGAATCGTCAGCAGCTATGGGAGCTTTACCTCTCGGGCAATCCTTACCAATTAGGGCTCAACTCGGGGGCACTGACCCAGCGGCTCTATCACCGTCAGGACAGCCTACTCTTTACGAAACTCAACGACTTTGTCCCTTCGGTGCGCAAACAGCGGTTTTTAAGACGATTTATCAAGTGGTTTAACCGCGACATCAACAACTGTATCATTCCACCTTTAAAGGAAGAACTTTTAGGGCAATCGCGCTATTCGGATACACTCTTCAACTATATTGCTCCCCCTTATGAACGAGCCCTTTACCTGCACTCGGCACACGACTTAGGGCACGCCTTGCAGGACTTGATGCTCGTGGGCTGCTCATCGCTTGCCGTATGGGGCGACTACACCGCTGACGGGCAGCTGCTCATCGGGCGCAACTTCGACTTTTACCTCTCTGACGACTTTGCTACCGAACGCATTGTGCGCTTTGTACGCCCCGATAAAGGTATCCCGTTTATGAGTTATGCCTGGGGCGGTATGGTGGGAGTGCTTTCAGGTATGAACTTAGAGGGACTAACGGTAACCATCAATGCGGGAAAGTCCTCCATACCACTGCGAGCACGTACGCCTATATCACTCTTATGCAGAGAGATACTACAATACGCCAGCACCATTGATGAGGCTGTTGCTATTGCTAAGAAGCGAAAAGTATTTGTATCAGAGGCAATAATGGTCGGCAGCGCAAAGGACAAGCGGGCAGTGCTCATCGAAGTATCACCCAAGAAAATAGGCATTTATGAGGTGGAGAATAGGCTACTGTGCACCAATCACTTCCAAAGTGATGTCTATAAGGACGACAAGAAGAATAAGGCACAAATAGCCGAAAGCCATTCAGCCTATCGCTATGCGAAGTTAGAGGAATTAGTGCCTGCCAATGCTCGCCTAACACCCGAGAAGATGGCTGCTATCTTACGCAATACCGAAGGCTTGGAGGGGAAGGCAATAGGCTACGGCAATGAGAAAGCACTCAACCAGTTGCTAGCACATCACGCTGTGATCTTCAAGCCTGAGCAACGCAAAGTATGGGTATCGTCTTCACCTTATCAGTTAGGTGAGTTCGTGATGTATGACTTAAAGGAAGTATTTAAGGACAGTGTAGGCAGTCCCTATCACGCCTATCGCCAAAGTGAGGAAAACATAGCAGCAGACGCTTTCAAGGATAGCGAAGCATTTGCAGCATACGAGGCGTACCGTAGTTTAGAACAGCAAGTAGAGGCTTCTTTAAGGAATGACAAACCGGTAGACAAGAGCCTGTGGGATAGGCTTATAACTTTAAATCACAATTATTGGAAGGCGTATTACTTGGCAGGACGTGCAGCATACCAACAAAGGGCATATGCAGAAGCATTAAGCTACTTTAAGCAGGCTTTAGGTAAGGAAATACCCTACGTAAGCGAGCAAAGGAAAATAGAAGTATATATTAAGAAATGTAAGAAGAAAATATAA
- a CDS encoding hybrid sensor histidine kinase/response regulator, translated as MKTSSKLTIKVIFSYLLLIGVSIVAGFIIYQEIHKLVLQEKINQEDRNKIIQISRILTMMNDAESAGKIALRTEDNEALQYFLEKNNALQNEILKFRRDITSEKQLRTLDTVRTLIRLKSENLQELKAFQDSDSTSIIIRRAIGKLSSLEPYLGYQIDSRAYIRKLRKADNEIKEQSDIASILKKYRNIKIPNNLKSTKFDNVVLETLTMLNKVNDDTRQSKSQINEKIQMLWHNDVQLTEKLNDLLLSFEDEILANSQKLAKERREIFENSKNLLMLAFLVALGIIAISSIIIVNDFVMSQRYRRKLETANRKSFNLLRNREQLISMVSHDLRTPLSSIVGYSELLSKLNIPEKGKNYLSHIKYSSEYISKLVDELLDYTRIESGKIALEKVPFNTAEIIDEVANNVKSAYKTKDITLSFKLSDNINKLNFSSDAYRVKQILYNLISNAFKFTERGTVHIQADARPLGDDVYEIGIGVSDTGIGIKKEQQEHIFDEFTQANDEISKRYGGSGLGLHISQKLAALLKGKIYLESVENKGSTFTLHFLAEKIAEKTTTTEIITSQKKARDISILVIDDDFSILNLIKELLKQKDIKAIPFSNGKEALSKMQSLHFDMVITDIQLPEMNGFHFVTLFNEIYKDDPYPVLAITGRRDVPESFYTKSGFSGILQKPFTPEQFYEKLKIFFPKLDVTVNPNVIILGENTQSGNYTPEVLESFMGDDVQGIIGIYRHFINETEENLQNLALMAEKKDYKGIRAIAHKMTTMFAQINAKRESEILVALNKVSKESNLDLHSYVHKLEQLFNDECRVSIENYLKRLEEM; from the coding sequence ATGAAAACGTCAAGTAAACTAACTATTAAAGTCATATTCAGTTACTTACTCCTCATTGGGGTATCCATAGTAGCGGGCTTCATCATCTATCAAGAAATCCATAAACTCGTCCTCCAAGAGAAAATCAACCAAGAGGATCGCAACAAAATTATCCAGATTAGCCGTATCCTCACAATGATGAACGACGCAGAAAGTGCTGGTAAAATCGCCCTCCGTACCGAAGACAACGAGGCACTACAATACTTCCTTGAGAAAAACAACGCCCTACAGAACGAAATCCTCAAGTTCCGCCGCGACATCACCTCCGAGAAGCAACTCCGCACCCTCGACACCGTCCGCACCCTCATACGCCTCAAAAGCGAGAACCTACAAGAGCTCAAAGCCTTTCAGGACAGCGATAGCACCTCCATTATCATACGCCGTGCCATCGGTAAGCTCTCCTCCTTAGAACCCTACTTAGGCTATCAGATTGACAGTAGAGCCTATATCCGTAAGCTGCGAAAAGCCGACAATGAAATCAAAGAACAGTCCGATATAGCCTCTATTTTAAAGAAATACAGGAACATAAAGATACCCAATAACCTCAAAAGTACCAAGTTCGACAACGTCGTACTCGAAACCCTGACGATGCTCAACAAGGTCAATGACGACACCCGCCAGTCCAAAAGCCAAATCAATGAAAAAATACAGATGCTCTGGCACAACGACGTGCAGCTCACCGAAAAGCTCAACGACCTACTCCTCAGCTTCGAAGACGAGATCTTAGCCAACTCACAAAAGCTCGCCAAAGAGCGCCGCGAAATCTTTGAAAATAGCAAAAACCTCCTGATGCTCGCCTTCTTAGTAGCCTTGGGTATCATCGCTATTTCCTCTATTATTATCGTCAACGATTTTGTAATGTCACAACGCTACCGTCGTAAATTAGAGACTGCCAACCGCAAATCGTTCAACCTCTTGCGCAATCGTGAGCAGCTTATCTCAATGGTAAGTCACGACCTGCGCACCCCTCTCAGCTCTATCGTCGGCTACTCTGAGTTGCTCAGCAAGCTCAATATCCCTGAAAAAGGCAAAAACTACCTCTCACATATCAAATACTCCTCTGAGTACATCTCCAAATTAGTCGACGAACTGCTCGACTACACCCGCATTGAATCAGGCAAAATAGCCCTTGAGAAAGTACCTTTTAACACAGCAGAAATCATTGACGAAGTGGCTAATAATGTCAAGTCAGCATACAAAACCAAGGATATTACTCTCTCCTTCAAGCTCTCCGACAACATCAATAAACTCAACTTCTCAAGTGATGCCTACCGTGTAAAACAGATACTCTACAACCTAATCTCCAATGCATTCAAGTTCACTGAGCGAGGTACCGTGCATATACAGGCAGACGCTCGTCCCTTAGGCGACGACGTCTATGAAATAGGTATTGGGGTAAGCGATACAGGTATTGGCATCAAAAAAGAACAACAAGAGCACATCTTCGACGAGTTCACCCAAGCCAACGACGAGATATCCAAGCGCTATGGAGGCTCGGGCTTAGGGCTACATATCTCACAAAAACTCGCTGCTCTACTCAAAGGAAAGATCTATCTGGAAAGTGTAGAGAATAAAGGTAGTACCTTCACCTTACATTTCTTAGCTGAAAAAATTGCCGAGAAAACCACCACTACCGAAATCATCACCTCACAGAAGAAAGCCCGCGATATCAGTATTTTAGTTATCGACGATGATTTCTCTATCCTCAACCTCATCAAAGAGCTCCTAAAACAAAAAGATATCAAAGCTATCCCATTCAGCAACGGAAAAGAAGCCCTCTCCAAGATGCAATCTCTGCACTTCGATATGGTCATTACTGATATCCAGCTCCCAGAGATGAATGGCTTCCACTTCGTAACACTCTTCAACGAAATCTATAAGGACGACCCTTACCCCGTGCTCGCAATTACAGGGCGTCGTGACGTACCCGAGAGCTTCTACACCAAGAGCGGTTTCTCAGGCATCTTGCAAAAGCCTTTCACCCCTGAGCAATTCTATGAGAAACTGAAGATATTCTTCCCCAAATTAGACGTTACCGTCAATCCAAACGTCATTATCTTAGGTGAAAATACTCAAAGCGGCAACTACACCCCAGAGGTGCTTGAATCCTTTATGGGCGATGATGTACAAGGCATTATAGGTATCTACAGACACTTCATCAATGAAACTGAAGAGAATTTGCAAAACCTCGCCCTAATGGCTGAGAAAAAGGACTACAAAGGTATACGCGCCATAGCCCACAAAATGACCACTATGTTTGCTCAGATCAACGCCAAGCGAGAGTCTGAAATACTGGTAGCCCTCAACAAAGTATCCAAGGAAAGCAACTTAGACCTACACTCATACGTCCATAAGCTCGAACAGCTCTTCAATGACGAGTGCCGTGTATCTATTGAGAACTACCTGAAAAGATTAGAAGAAATGTAA
- a CDS encoding spherulation-specific family 4 protein: MNRNFRNGLLWALLTMASMCLGQSKVQVRVRYMQGFSKHSSSAEAGGVQNQSVMMPAFRWTSKSGVGAAFWKSITDMGGGLLPYVAFGSYEGTSHTNQKLVRRNEDAEQFLRNKGVGIRSLGYTYTRQSSRPLQEVFADIDNFVNFYGRENIAGYFVDEVMGGSTQEQIDYMASIYRYVKGKYPEMTVLANNGGGIRDGIAPYADIWMTQEVTADTYINHYQKRNSTFEKDAANADRILHVVHTASPEQYEEIIRLSRERNAGRLFITSDTNAYPSGYDDLPTYFEALLLSINNFTPTSGSLLSKENLTGTHKVMTEMPRSKVDLDLAKALQANAYRNLEETEDGAYRIDVAYMNNFGGAYKDKVSNVQYDGQSNGVQLNVSKDLGDFVVGIALGYQQSDVRYNGKYNGVSEDIKSYQVGINAMYNASEHIDVAASVLYAANKHQFATRNGLDAMAGAEYTSGVWDFGTRVGYKWLADRGYIKPYLGVGMTHLREGRIGKLNFSDTARACLNGSVGAMAAQRLGRFLLSGEVTYEQRFDGASYHSKRTYNTRYELAPLSYASGVINVEAGVGYRISDRWSARLAYELRESRYSVAEVGIAAQL; the protein is encoded by the coding sequence ATGAATAGGAATTTTAGGAATGGGCTGTTGTGGGCTTTGCTGACAATGGCGAGTATGTGTTTGGGTCAGAGTAAGGTGCAGGTACGTGTGAGGTATATGCAGGGCTTTTCAAAGCACAGTAGTAGTGCTGAGGCAGGTGGCGTGCAAAACCAATCGGTGATGATGCCTGCTTTCCGCTGGACGAGTAAGAGCGGCGTAGGGGCTGCTTTCTGGAAGAGTATTACCGATATGGGCGGTGGGCTGCTTCCGTATGTGGCATTTGGTTCGTATGAGGGTACGAGCCATACGAACCAAAAGTTGGTGCGCCGCAATGAGGATGCAGAGCAGTTTTTGAGGAATAAGGGTGTGGGTATCAGGAGTTTGGGATATACCTATACGAGGCAATCCTCACGCCCTCTTCAAGAGGTGTTTGCGGATATTGACAACTTTGTGAACTTCTACGGGAGGGAAAATATTGCGGGCTATTTTGTCGATGAGGTGATGGGTGGCTCGACCCAAGAACAGATTGATTATATGGCGAGTATCTATCGATATGTGAAGGGCAAATACCCTGAAATGACAGTACTTGCCAATAACGGCGGTGGTATTCGCGATGGTATTGCGCCTTATGCGGATATATGGATGACCCAAGAGGTTACGGCTGACACCTATATCAATCATTATCAGAAGCGTAACTCTACTTTTGAAAAGGATGCGGCGAATGCGGATAGGATACTGCACGTGGTGCATACGGCTTCGCCTGAGCAGTACGAGGAGATTATCAGGCTTTCGCGCGAGCGCAATGCAGGGCGGTTGTTTATTACGAGCGACACCAATGCTTACCCAAGTGGCTATGACGACTTACCTACCTACTTTGAAGCGCTACTGTTGAGTATCAATAACTTCACGCCGACTTCGGGCAGCTTGCTTTCGAAGGAGAACCTCACAGGCACGCATAAGGTGATGACTGAGATGCCTCGCTCGAAGGTAGACCTCGACTTGGCAAAGGCTTTGCAGGCGAATGCTTATAGAAATCTGGAAGAGACTGAGGACGGGGCTTATAGGATTGATGTAGCATATATGAATAACTTCGGCGGTGCTTATAAAGATAAGGTGAGCAATGTGCAGTATGATGGGCAGAGCAATGGTGTTCAGCTTAATGTGTCGAAGGATTTGGGCGACTTTGTAGTGGGTATAGCGCTGGGCTATCAACAGTCGGATGTGCGTTACAACGGGAAGTACAACGGTGTGAGTGAGGATATTAAATCGTATCAGGTGGGTATCAATGCAATGTACAACGCGAGCGAACATATAGATGTGGCGGCGAGTGTGCTGTATGCGGCTAATAAACATCAGTTTGCAACCCGTAATGGCTTGGATGCGATGGCAGGAGCTGAATATACGTCGGGTGTTTGGGACTTTGGAACGCGTGTGGGCTATAAGTGGCTGGCAGATAGGGGCTACATAAAGCCTTACCTCGGGGTTGGAATGACCCACCTGAGAGAGGGGCGCATCGGTAAGCTGAATTTTAGCGACACCGCTCGCGCTTGTCTCAATGGGAGCGTAGGAGCGATGGCAGCACAACGTTTGGGAAGGTTTCTGCTCTCGGGTGAAGTGACATACGAACAGCGGTTTGACGGGGCGAGCTATCACAGCAAGAGAACTTATAATACAAGGTATGAACTTGCGCCCCTGAGTTATGCCAGCGGAGTGATAAATGTAGAGGCAGGTGTAGGCTATCGCATTTCTGATAGGTGGAGTGCACGCTTGGCTTATGAACTTAGAGAGAGCAGATACAGTGTGGCAGAGGTGGGAATTGCAGCACAATTGTAG
- the prfH gene encoding peptide chain release factor H, with the protein MEKIIQISAGLAPLECQWVVAKVLKIFLQEAKEAGIGTELIAREEGDANLTVKSATLRLRGKDLSGFLQSWLGDKTAATVCWVGKSTFRKLHPRSNWYIGIFVLEDVEPIAFNERDVQYQAVRAQGAGGQNVNKVSSAVRATHTPTGIAVFAQDSRSQLENKKLATQRLKERVAQVETERIAALSQRLWGNHTEVERGNPIRTFTGTDFKPSYKDKSFKKERRRGKQELRALRSYDDSE; encoded by the coding sequence ATGGAAAAAATCATACAAATAAGTGCAGGGTTAGCACCGTTGGAGTGCCAATGGGTAGTGGCAAAGGTGCTGAAGATATTCTTGCAAGAGGCTAAAGAGGCGGGGATTGGTACGGAGCTGATCGCTCGCGAGGAAGGTGATGCGAACCTCACTGTGAAGTCGGCTACCTTACGGCTGCGGGGAAAAGACCTCAGCGGATTCTTGCAGTCGTGGCTGGGGGATAAAACTGCTGCTACGGTGTGCTGGGTTGGTAAGAGCACTTTTCGCAAGTTGCACCCGCGCAGCAATTGGTATATCGGTATCTTTGTGCTCGAGGATGTGGAGCCTATCGCCTTTAACGAGCGCGATGTGCAGTACCAAGCGGTGCGTGCACAAGGGGCGGGCGGACAGAATGTAAACAAGGTAAGCAGTGCGGTACGGGCTACGCATACCCCTACGGGTATTGCTGTCTTTGCGCAGGACTCGCGTTCGCAGCTTGAGAACAAGAAGCTCGCCACCCAGCGACTCAAAGAGCGTGTGGCACAGGTGGAGACTGAGCGTATTGCTGCGCTATCGCAACGCTTGTGGGGTAACCACACTGAGGTGGAGCGCGGCAATCCTATCCGTACCTTTACGGGCACGGACTTTAAACCTTCTTACAAGGATAAGAGTTTTAAGAAGGAGAGAAGACGGGGGAAGCAGGAGCTTCGAGCTTTGAGGTCGTATGACGACAGCGAATGA
- the yaaA gene encoding peroxide stress protein YaaA, with translation MKIVISPAKLLTYTKERPYEDFSQPAFPMEAAEINGVLKGLSPDQLMRLMGISRQLADVNWERNQVFELPFTMLNARQAIYTFNGEVYEGLDAYSLTKEEMTNLQKHLRILSGQYGLLRPLDLMQAYRLEMGSELSVGSAKNLYDFWTDKITNALASELAPDEPLVNLASNEYFKVINTKKLGRRVVTPIFKDWKGNTLKTIVFYTKQARGQMVRYIIQNDIQSVDDLKGFNEGGYTFSKEHSVKANEIVFVR, from the coding sequence ATGAAGATTGTCATTTCGCCAGCCAAGTTGCTTACTTACACTAAGGAGCGTCCGTATGAGGATTTCTCACAGCCTGCATTTCCTATGGAGGCGGCTGAGATTAATGGGGTGTTAAAGGGGCTTTCTCCTGATCAATTAATGCGTTTGATGGGCATTTCGCGCCAGTTGGCTGACGTGAATTGGGAGCGCAACCAAGTATTTGAGTTGCCTTTTACGATGCTCAATGCGCGCCAGGCTATTTACACTTTTAATGGTGAGGTGTATGAGGGCTTAGATGCTTATAGCCTTACTAAAGAGGAGATGACTAACCTGCAAAAACATTTGCGTATTCTCTCAGGGCAGTATGGACTGCTTCGCCCGTTGGACTTGATGCAAGCCTATCGTTTGGAGATGGGTTCGGAGCTTTCTGTGGGGAGTGCTAAAAATCTGTATGATTTCTGGACGGATAAGATTACCAATGCCTTAGCTTCGGAGCTTGCTCCTGATGAGCCTCTTGTGAATTTGGCGAGCAATGAGTATTTTAAGGTGATTAATACTAAGAAGCTCGGCAGGCGGGTGGTTACTCCTATATTTAAGGATTGGAAGGGGAATACTCTTAAGACGATTGTTTTTTATACCAAACAGGCGCGAGGGCAGATGGTGCGTTATATCATTCAGAACGATATCCAATCGGTTGATGATTTGAAGGGCTTTAATGAAGGGGGTTACACTTTTAGCAAGGAACATTCGGTGAAGGCAAATGAGATTGTTTTCGTGCGTTGA
- the rpsT gene encoding 30S ribosomal protein S20: MANHKSALKRIRRNEAARLRNRYQHKTARNAMRKLRAMENAEEAKALFPKVVSMLDKLAKKNIIHANKAANLKSSLAKHLNKLAK, encoded by the coding sequence ATGGCAAACCATAAGTCGGCATTAAAGAGAATTAGAAGAAACGAAGCAGCTCGTTTACGCAATCGTTATCAACACAAGACAGCTCGTAACGCTATGAGAAAGCTACGTGCTATGGAGAACGCAGAGGAGGCTAAGGCGCTTTTCCCTAAGGTGGTATCGATGTTGGATAAGTTAGCTAAGAAAAATATTATTCACGCTAATAAGGCGGCGAATTTAAAGAGCAGTTTAGCAAAGCATTTGAATAAGTTAGCTAAATAG